The Pseudoalteromonas carrageenovora IAM 12662 DNA window CTAAAACCTACGCCGGTGAACTGGGTGTAGTTATGGGTGTTGAACGCGGTGAAGTAGATATTGGCTTTGCTAATCACTATTACACCCTTCGCCTTAAATCAGGCAAACCGAATGCAAAACTCGATTTAGCCTTTACTCAAAATGATGCAGGATGTTTAGTTAATGCATCGGGCGTACTTGCACTAAACGACGACCCACTTGCTACTAACTTTATGCGTTATTTACTTAGTAAAGAAGTACAAGGTTATTTAGCAACTGAAGCGTACGAAATTCCGCTTATAAATAACATTAGTCAACCCGATGGATTACCATCGCTCGCTAATATTTCACCGCCGAAGATAGATTTAACCCAATTGGCAGATTTACGACCTACCATCGATTTGATGAGAAATAACGGCGTTTTATAATGCGACTACCCGCTTCTTACCCAATGGCGCTGCTTGCAGCGCTCATTACGCTTACCCCTGTTTTTATATTAATGGTACTTGCAAGCGATGCTAGTACCGTTTTTGATAGCCATAATTTAAAAATTTTAGGAAACACCCTATCGTTAATGGGCTTAACTGTTTTAGGTTCTATTTTAATTGGTGTGCCTTTAGCTTTTATTAGTGCCTATGTGCACTTGCCCTTTAAAAAATTATGGCTGGTATTTTTTGCAGCGCCACTTGCTGTACCCAGCTATATAGGTGCATTTACCCTGTATGCGGCCTTTGGCCCTGGCGGCGAAATTAATACAGTGACTGGCATAGAAACCCCTTCTATGTATGGCTTAACTGGCGCTGCCATTGTAATGACTTTGTATACCTTCCCTTTTGTAATGATGACCACCCGCTCATCGCTTTTAAGCTTAGATGCCAGCATGGTCAACGCAGCGCGTACTTTAGGTATGTCGATGACACAAAGCGTGTTTAAAGTAATATTACCGCGTGTAGTTAATGGTATTGCGGCAGGTTCTTTATTAGTTGCGCTTTACACCCTCTCTGATTTTGGTACTCCGGCGATGATGCGCCTAGATACCTTTACCCGCGTTATATACGTAGAATACAACGCCTTTGCGTTAGGCCGAGCAGCAATGCTTTCGCTGCAGCTAATGGTTATTGTTGGCTTTTTATTATTAATAGAATCACAAATAAAAACAGCCAGTGAAAAACAAGGTCGTCCGCTAATTTTATTTCCTAACAAGTGGCAGTTAAGCGCTATGTTTGTTGCCTTTGCGCCGGTGTTATTGTTAGCCATTGGTTTGCCTCTAGCCATTTTTACACTGTGGTTAGGGCGTGATGGTTTTAGCTCGTTCGATTTTAATATTGCTTGGAACTCAGCTTATGCATCAGCAATTGCCGCTGTGGTTGCCGTAATTGTAGCCGTGCCAGTTGCTCATGCTGCCCTTAGTGGCAAAGCCGGTAAAGTAATGGAGCGCGTGACTTATTTTGGTTTTGGTATTCCTGGTATAGTAATGGGTACTGCTTTGGTTTATGGCGGCTTACAACTACCGTTTTTATATCAAACGTTAGGGCTTTTAATTATTGCATATATGCTGCGTTTTTTACCGCTTGCGGTAGGCTCTGTTCGTACTAGCACAGAACACTTAGATCCTAGTTTAATTAAATCTGCCAGAGTACTAGGCGCAAGCCCACGTGAAGCCTTTACGCGTATTACATTACCGCTGACTATGCGCGGAATAATAGCAGGTGCAGCACTTGTGTTTTTAGAGTCTATGCGTGAACTTGAAGCCACTCTTTTACTTGGCCCTACAGGCTTTGAAACACTTTCAACCTACTTATGGCGTGTTTACGAAGCTGGTTATTTTGGCCGCGCTGCAATACCTGGTTTATTGTTAGTAGTGATTTCTGCGTGCGCGTTAGCTATTATGCTCACTGGCGAAAAACGCAATCAGTTAGAACATTAAGGATTTAATAACAATGCTATCTGTAAGTCAGTTGTCTATAGATTATGGCAGTAACCGTGTAGTCAGCGATTTAAATCTATCGCTTGAACAAAGTGAAATCCTTATGCTTGTCGGCCCTACAGGCTGTGGTAAGAGCACAATTTTACAAGCACTTGCTGGGCTTTTACCTATCAGCGAAGGCGAAATAAACGTCGGTAAATGGCGTGCTACGCCTAAATTAACGGTACCACCTGAGAAACGCAGTGTTGGTATGGTGTTTCAAGACTTTGCATTATTCCCGCATTTAACAGTTGAGCAAAACATTTGCTTTAGATTAAAAAATACAGCGCCTGCAGAGCGCTGGATAAAACTATTGGGTCTTGACGAATTTAGAAATAAAAAACCTGCTACGCTTTCAGGCGGTCAAAAGCAGCGTGTTGCCCTAGCCCGAACTCTTGCACACGAGCCAGACTTTGTTTTACTTGATGAGCCATTGTCTAACCTAGATGCTGCACTAAAAGATATGCTGCGCTGGGATATTAGAAACGCACTTAAAGATGCCGGTGTTCCTGCCATTTGGGTAACGCACGATCAAGAAGAAGCGCTTTCTGTTGGTGATCGTGTTGGTGTTTTAAAAGCGGGTAAAATTCAGCAAATAGATACACCAGAGCGCTGCTTTAGTATTCCTAACAATCGTTTTGTTGCTCGTTTTTTAGGTGAAGCTAGCTTTATTGCCGGTAAATTTGAAAACGGACAAGCTACTACTGCTATAGGTAACGCACCAGCTCAAGGCGTTGACTGTGAAAGCGGCGATGTTGATGTACTGCTTCGCCCTGATGACGTATTACTTGTCCAAAGTAGTGTTGGTAATAATGGTGAAGTTGTATGGGTACGCTTTGAAGGTGGCAGCCGCTTGTGCGCTGTAAAACTTGCGTGCTTTACTGTTGTAACCAGCCGTGTTAGCCATGAGGTTGTAGTAAACCCAGGCGATGAAGTACATGTATCACTAAGTACATCACACCCACTTGCGGTTTATACAAAAGCTAACTAGTAGCGCTTAATAACTAAAAAAGCCCATATGTATGGGCTTTTTAAATTAAAACGTTAACGCAAATCACCACTCAAACATGTACGCCATTTTACTTATGGTTTTAAGCGGCACATTATGTGAGTTACGCTTAGCGTATAAATGCTGCATAGATTTGTCTTTTACTTCACCTACAATCACTTCTTTTACTTGATATCCTAAAGCAACAGCAGCTTGTGAATACGCGATAAATTCCCACTTTTTAATATTAGTGTTATCAACTATGACTAATGGAATATTTTGTGCGAGTGCATTAATAAAACGAGCCAAGTTTAAATTATGGTATTGCGAGAGCCTAAATTTATCGAAGTGGTATTCGCCTTGCTCATTTATGAAGTAGTCGTCGGTTGAACAAATTAGATATTGGCTTTCGTCAACACCACCTAGTTCGTCTGCAAGGTTTTGCGCGTAATAAGACTTACCGCTTCCTGGTAGTCCTCGTAAAATAAAAACTTGTTTCATGGCATCCGTTTCTAAGTAAAAGGCAACGTTAAAGAGTTTAAAAACTTATAATGCCACAAAATCGTTAAATTTCAGAGCATCAAATTACAAACTTGATCATTTTTGCTTTAAAAATGGCTAAAAATAAAGCGCATTGATAAAAACTTTTAAAGAGTTGCCCACAATAGTTTTTTTATTTGAGTTAACTAGGTAAGATACAGAGTTCAAGTGCAGCAACGTTTATGCAATTAATGCCAATGTGCTGCGCACAGTTAAATAAATAAAGTTAGGCAACTTATATCATTGGAGTGAAGATGAGCCATTTAGCGATTTCAGAGCTATTAAAAGGCAACGTTGCGGTAGACAGCCAAGTTACAATTAAAGGCTGGATCCGTACTCGCCGCGATTCAAAAGCAGGAATATCATTTTTAGCCGTCCATGACGGTTCGTGTTTTGATCCTATTCAAGCGGTAGTTCCTAATTCACTGAATAATTATGATGAAGTTACTAGCTTAACAGCCGGTTGTTCTGTATCGGTTACTGGTGTTTTAGTTCAATCTGCTGGCCAAGGTCAATCATTTGAAATTCAAGCTAATTCTGTAACAGTTTTAGGTTGGGTAGAAAACCCAGATTCTTACCCAATGTCGGCAAAACGCCACAGCATTGAGTACTTACGTGAGCACGCTCACCTTCGCCCACGTACAAACATGATTGGCGCGGTAACACGTGTACGTAACTGTTTAGCACAAGCTATTCACCGTTTTTATCACGAACAAGGTTTTTACTGGATCAGCACACCTATTATCACAGCAAGTGACTGTGAAGGCGCTGGTGAAATGTTCCGTGTATCTACACTTGATATGCAAAACTTACCGCGTACAGATAAAGGCGATGTTGATTACAGCGAAGATTTCTTTGGTAAAGAAGCATTCCTGACTGTATCTGGCCAGTTAAACGGCGAAACCTACGCATCAGCAATGTCAAAAATTTATACATTTGGCCCAACTTTCCGTGCTGAGAATTCAAATACTTCTCGTCACTTAGCTGAGTTTTGGATGGTTGAACCTGAAGTGGCATTTGCTGATTTAGAAGATATCGCAAAACTTGCAGAAAACATGCTTAAGTATGTATTTAAAGCCGTACTTGAAGAGCGCCGTGACGACATGGAATTTTTTGCACAACGTGTAGAAAAAACTGCAATCACTCGCCTTGAAGAGTTTGTAGATAAAGACTTTGCACAAGTTGATTACACTGACGCTGTTGAAATCCTTAAAACATGTGGCAAAAAGTTTGAGTACGCTGTTGAATGGGGTGTTGATTTACAGTCTGAGCACGAGCGTTACTTAGCAGAAGAGCACTTTAAAGCGCCTGTAGTTATTAAAAACTACCCGCGTGATATTAAAGCGTTTTACATGCGCCAAAACGAAGACGGCAAAACAGTTGCAGCAATGGATGTTGTAGCACCTGGCATTGGTGAGATCATTGGTGGTTCGCAACGTGAAGAACGCCTTGACGTACTTGATGCTCGCTTAGACGAAATGGGCTTAAACAAAGAAGATTACAGCTGGTACCGCGATTTACGTAAATACGGTAGCGTGCCACATTCTGGCTTTGGTTTAGGCTTTGAACGTTTAGTTGCATACGTAACAGGTATGGGTAACGTACGTGATGTTATTGCCTTCCCTCGTACTAAAGGCAGCGCAACTTACTAAACCCTTATTTAATAAGTTGTTTAGAAACATTAAAAACCAGCCAATTGGCTGGTTTTTTTGTGACTATATTTTACCGTATAAAAAAGCCGCAGCACTCAAAGAGCACCACGGCTTTCAACCAGAATATATTTTGCTTAATTAAGCGCTATAAAGCACCTTCAAGCTGAGGTAGCACTTCAAATAAGTCAGCTACTAGGCCGTAATCTGCTACTTGGAATATTGGCGCATCAGGATCTTTGTTAATTGCGACAATCACTTTTGAGTCTTTCATACCTGCTAAGTGCTGAATAGCACCGCTAATACCTACTGCAATATATAAGTTAGGCGCCACAATTTTACCTGTTTGCCCTACTTGCATATCGTTAGGTACAAAGCCTGCATCAACGGCTGCGCGCGATGCACCAATAGCGGCACCTAGTTTATCGGCAATGCCATTTAATAACGCAAAATTTTCGCCATTTTGCATACCACGACCGCCAGATATAACCACCTCTGCAGCAGTAAGCTCTGGGCGCTCTGATTCAGTTTGCTCAACGCTTACAAACATACTTAACTGTGAGTCCGATACCGTATCTAAAGTATTAATGCTTACCGCGGCTTGCTCGCCTTGTAAATCAAAGCTACTTGCGCGTACGGTAATAACCTTTTTAGCATCAAGTGATTTAACTGTCGCAATAGCGTTACCTGCATAAATTGGGCGTTTAAACGTATCGGCATCTATTACATCAATTATTTCTGAAATTTGAGCCACATCTAAAAGCGCTGCAACGCGTGGCATAAAGTTTTTGCCCGTGGTAGTGGCGCTTGCCACAATATGACTGTAGTTATCAGCAAGGCTCAATACCAAGTCTGTCATGCTTTCAGCTAGTTGATGCTCATAAACAGCGTTGTCTGCTGTAAGTACCGCATTAACACCCGCAATACTCGCTAGCTTTTCGCTCATAGTGCTTATATTTAAACCTGCAACAAGTACATCTACCTCTAAGCCTAATTTAACAGCGGCATTAATTGTTTTTGAGGTTTCTGGTTTTAAGGCACCGTTATCGTGCTCTGCAATTACAAGTGTTTTCATTTAAATCACCTTTGCCTCTGTTTTAAGTTTTTCTACAAGCTGTGCTACATCTTCTACAATAATGCCACCGCTGCGTTTAGCTGGCTCTTCTACGCTTACAAGTTGTATGCGCGGCGCTAAATCAACGCCTAACGAGTCAGCTGCAATAACTTCAAGCGGCTTACGTTTTGCTTTCATTATATTTGGCAGTGATGCATAGCGAGGCTCATTTAAGCGTAAGTCAGTAGTAACAATAGCTGGTAAGCTAAGTGCTACCGTTTGCAGGCCGCCATCAACTTCACGCGTTACGTTTACTTTGTTATTTTCAATAACAACTTTTGATGCAAACGTACCTTGCCCACGATTTGTTAAGGCAGCAAGCATTTGCCCCGTTTGGTTATTATCGGAATCGATAGACTGTTTACCTAAAATAACCAGCTCGGGTGCTTCTTGTTCAACAATTTTTGCAAGGAGCTTAGCAATATGAAGTGACTCTAATTTTTCATCGGTTTCGATGTGAATTGCTTTGTCGGCACCTAATGCAAGTGCGGTACGTAACTGCTCTTGTGAGGCTTTAGCGCCAATAGTTATGGCAATTACTTCTGTTGCTGTGCCCGCTTCTTTTAAGCGTATAGCTTCTTCAATTGCAATTTCGCAAAATGGGTTGATTGCCATTTTTACGTTAGCTAAATCAACATCGCTATTATCGCTTTTAACGCGAGCTTTTACGTTGTAGTCGATAACTCTTTTTATTGGTACGAGAACTTTCATAGGAACTCCATAATTATTTAAACCTACAAGGTAACGCGCACGTCAACCTATTTATTTTATGAAATCAGACTACTTCCTGTTGACGTAAACGTCAACCTAAAATAACCTTAAACTATTCACAGCCTGTAACGTTTAATGTGCAAGTATTAAAAAGGCTGCATTGCTTATCTAATTTAGCTAAGCCCGTCATTGATTGAGAGGTTATTATGGTCGAACGTGAAACCATGGAATTTGATGTAGTAATTGTAGGAGCAGGCCCAGCTGGTCTAGCTAGTGCAATTAAACTCGCGCAATTAGCACAAGAAAAACAACAAGAGTGCATGATTTGCGTAGTAGAAAAAGGCTCTGAAGTGGGTGCACATGTACTCTCAGGAGCCGTATTTGAAACAAAAGCACTTGATGAGCTACTGCCAAATTGGCAAGAATTGGGTGCGCCTGTTTCAACTAAAGTAACTAACGATGAAATCTACTGGTTTAATAACGAGCAAAAAGCGACATCAATCCCCCACTTCGCTACACCTAAAACATTTCATAATGATGGTAACTACATTGTTTCTATGGGTAATGTATGTCGATGGCTTGCAGAGCAGGCTGAAGGTTTAGGCGTTGAAATATTCCCAGGCTTTAGCGCGCATTCGTTAATTATTGAAGATGAAGCCGTTAAAGGCATTATTACTGGCGATATGGGAGTCGATAAAGACGGTAACGAGAAAGACGGTTACATGCCAGGTATGGAACTGCGTGCTAAATACACTATTTTTGCTGAAGGCTGTCGAGGCCATTTAGGTAAACAGCTTATAAACCAGTTTGCACTGGATGCCGATGCATCTCCTCAGCATTACGGTTTGGGCTTTAAAGAAATTTGGCAAATTGATGAAAGCAAACATGAGCTTGGTAAAGTTATTCATGGCACAGGTTGGCCACTTGCTGGCGACACCAACGGTGGTGCATTTATGTATCACAGTGAAAATAACCAAGTTGTGGTTGGCCTAATAGTTGACCTAAATTATTCAAACCCGCATTTAAGCCCGTTTGATGAGTTTCAACGAATGAAACATCACCCTGTATTTAAAAATGTACTCGAAGGCGGTGATCGTATTGCTTATGGCGCACGTGCAATTGCAAAAGGTGGCTTACATTCGCTACCTAAAATGAACTTTGCGGGTGGCTTATTAGTAGGATGTAATGCAGGCACACTCAATTTTGCTAAAATTAAGGGCAACCATACCGCTATGAAATCGGGAATGGTAGCTGCACAAGTCATTTTTGATGCACTACAAAATAATATGGCCAATACTGATTTAACCGAGTTTAAAACGGTATTTGAAAATTCGTGGGCATATAAAGAGCTATATCAATCACGCAACTTCGGCCCAGCAATGCACAAACTCGGCAAATTTGTAGGCGGTGCTTATAATACGCTTGATCAAAACATTTTTAATGGCGGTTTGCCGTTTACTTTTAAAGATAATACACCCGATCATGCTACTCTTGTTGACACTAAAGCGGCTGCAAAAATTAACTACCCCAAACCAGATGCAAAGCTGAGCTTTGATAAACTCTCCAGTGTATTTTTATCAAACACAAACCACGAAGAATCCCAGCCATGTCATTTAAAATTAAAAGATGCAGCCATCCCTATTTCTGTGAACTTAGTTAAATTTGATGAACCCGCACAGCGCTACTGCCCAGCTGGTGTATACGAAGTGCAAGAAATTGAAGGTGCAAACCAGTTTGTGATCAATGCGCAAAACTGTGTGCACTGCAAAACCTGCGATATTAAAGATCCGAGCCAAAATATTACTTGGGTTACACCAGAAGGCGCTGGTGGCCCTAACTACCCTAATATGTAACTATTTTATGCACAAAGGTGCATTAAAAACGTATCTTTTACATATAAATTATAAACCTATCCTAAATTGCAGGGGCTTCGGCCCCTTTTTTACGGTATGCTCATAGATAAGTTTAATAAAGTGAGTATTTAATATGCCGTCGTCAAAAGTTGTTTTTCGTTTTTTAGCCGAGCCTACCGATGTAAACTTTGGTGGTAAAGTCCACGGAGGAGCTGTAAT harbors:
- a CDS encoding ABC transporter ATP-binding protein, with amino-acid sequence MLSVSQLSIDYGSNRVVSDLNLSLEQSEILMLVGPTGCGKSTILQALAGLLPISEGEINVGKWRATPKLTVPPEKRSVGMVFQDFALFPHLTVEQNICFRLKNTAPAERWIKLLGLDEFRNKKPATLSGGQKQRVALARTLAHEPDFVLLDEPLSNLDAALKDMLRWDIRNALKDAGVPAIWVTHDQEEALSVGDRVGVLKAGKIQQIDTPERCFSIPNNRFVARFLGEASFIAGKFENGQATTAIGNAPAQGVDCESGDVDVLLRPDDVLLVQSSVGNNGEVVWVRFEGGSRLCAVKLACFTVVTSRVSHEVVVNPGDEVHVSLSTSHPLAVYTKAN
- a CDS encoding electron transfer flavoprotein-ubiquinone oxidoreductase; protein product: MVERETMEFDVVIVGAGPAGLASAIKLAQLAQEKQQECMICVVEKGSEVGAHVLSGAVFETKALDELLPNWQELGAPVSTKVTNDEIYWFNNEQKATSIPHFATPKTFHNDGNYIVSMGNVCRWLAEQAEGLGVEIFPGFSAHSLIIEDEAVKGIITGDMGVDKDGNEKDGYMPGMELRAKYTIFAEGCRGHLGKQLINQFALDADASPQHYGLGFKEIWQIDESKHELGKVIHGTGWPLAGDTNGGAFMYHSENNQVVVGLIVDLNYSNPHLSPFDEFQRMKHHPVFKNVLEGGDRIAYGARAIAKGGLHSLPKMNFAGGLLVGCNAGTLNFAKIKGNHTAMKSGMVAAQVIFDALQNNMANTDLTEFKTVFENSWAYKELYQSRNFGPAMHKLGKFVGGAYNTLDQNIFNGGLPFTFKDNTPDHATLVDTKAAAKINYPKPDAKLSFDKLSSVFLSNTNHEESQPCHLKLKDAAIPISVNLVKFDEPAQRYCPAGVYEVQEIEGANQFVINAQNCVHCKTCDIKDPSQNITWVTPEGAGGPNYPNM
- a CDS encoding electron transfer flavoprotein subunit beta/FixA family protein; translated protein: MKVLVPIKRVIDYNVKARVKSDNSDVDLANVKMAINPFCEIAIEEAIRLKEAGTATEVIAITIGAKASQEQLRTALALGADKAIHIETDEKLESLHIAKLLAKIVEQEAPELVILGKQSIDSDNNQTGQMLAALTNRGQGTFASKVVIENNKVNVTREVDGGLQTVALSLPAIVTTDLRLNEPRYASLPNIMKAKRKPLEVIAADSLGVDLAPRIQLVSVEEPAKRSGGIIVEDVAQLVEKLKTEAKVI
- a CDS encoding electron transfer flavoprotein subunit alpha/FixB family protein, which gives rise to MKTLVIAEHDNGALKPETSKTINAAVKLGLEVDVLVAGLNISTMSEKLASIAGVNAVLTADNAVYEHQLAESMTDLVLSLADNYSHIVASATTTGKNFMPRVAALLDVAQISEIIDVIDADTFKRPIYAGNAIATVKSLDAKKVITVRASSFDLQGEQAAVSINTLDTVSDSQLSMFVSVEQTESERPELTAAEVVISGGRGMQNGENFALLNGIADKLGAAIGASRAAVDAGFVPNDMQVGQTGKIVAPNLYIAVGISGAIQHLAGMKDSKVIVAINKDPDAPIFQVADYGLVADLFEVLPQLEGAL
- a CDS encoding ABC transporter permease, whose amino-acid sequence is MRLPASYPMALLAALITLTPVFILMVLASDASTVFDSHNLKILGNTLSLMGLTVLGSILIGVPLAFISAYVHLPFKKLWLVFFAAPLAVPSYIGAFTLYAAFGPGGEINTVTGIETPSMYGLTGAAIVMTLYTFPFVMMTTRSSLLSLDASMVNAARTLGMSMTQSVFKVILPRVVNGIAAGSLLVALYTLSDFGTPAMMRLDTFTRVIYVEYNAFALGRAAMLSLQLMVIVGFLLLIESQIKTASEKQGRPLILFPNKWQLSAMFVAFAPVLLLAIGLPLAIFTLWLGRDGFSSFDFNIAWNSAYASAIAAVVAVIVAVPVAHAALSGKAGKVMERVTYFGFGIPGIVMGTALVYGGLQLPFLYQTLGLLIIAYMLRFLPLAVGSVRTSTEHLDPSLIKSARVLGASPREAFTRITLPLTMRGIIAGAALVFLESMRELEATLLLGPTGFETLSTYLWRVYEAGYFGRAAIPGLLLVVISACALAIMLTGEKRNQLEH
- the asnS gene encoding asparagine--tRNA ligase — encoded protein: MSHLAISELLKGNVAVDSQVTIKGWIRTRRDSKAGISFLAVHDGSCFDPIQAVVPNSLNNYDEVTSLTAGCSVSVTGVLVQSAGQGQSFEIQANSVTVLGWVENPDSYPMSAKRHSIEYLREHAHLRPRTNMIGAVTRVRNCLAQAIHRFYHEQGFYWISTPIITASDCEGAGEMFRVSTLDMQNLPRTDKGDVDYSEDFFGKEAFLTVSGQLNGETYASAMSKIYTFGPTFRAENSNTSRHLAEFWMVEPEVAFADLEDIAKLAENMLKYVFKAVLEERRDDMEFFAQRVEKTAITRLEEFVDKDFAQVDYTDAVEILKTCGKKFEYAVEWGVDLQSEHERYLAEEHFKAPVVIKNYPRDIKAFYMRQNEDGKTVAAMDVVAPGIGEIIGGSQREERLDVLDARLDEMGLNKEDYSWYRDLRKYGSVPHSGFGLGFERLVAYVTGMGNVRDVIAFPRTKGSATY
- a CDS encoding ATP-binding protein produces the protein MKQVFILRGLPGSGKSYYAQNLADELGGVDESQYLICSTDDYFINEQGEYHFDKFRLSQYHNLNLARFINALAQNIPLVIVDNTNIKKWEFIAYSQAAVALGYQVKEVIVGEVKDKSMQHLYAKRNSHNVPLKTISKMAYMFEW